A single window of Pyrus communis chromosome 10, drPyrComm1.1, whole genome shotgun sequence DNA harbors:
- the LOC137748305 gene encoding la-related protein 6B-like, with protein sequence MAEGESPSSDSLSDPSLSRNVSFSRLNAQAAEFVPNRSATAHASVPAAPPAAVGQVHVYPPPPPPSAPFHVPIQAIPTPPPPPPPPPPPPPHVVPVPVHPHHHLPVHYHHHHQYHYSGFGDQEVAVQQKQKHQHHQQQQLGEQAQADRVSSSSKTHRLSDEATSKILNQVEYYFSDLNLATTDHLMRFINKDPEGYVPISVVASFKKIKALINSNSQLATVLRNSSKLVVHEDGKKVRRLHPLTQLDMEELQSRIVVAENLPEDHCHQNLMKVFSAAGSVKTIRTCQPQGSNSGASSASRSAKADGMLFSNKLHAFVEYESPEIAENAVAELNDEANWRSGLRVRLMLGRASKPAQVRGKKGQDGEVQLEEEDASTPEQQANEKQSVDSSQQSDIHPHEHEERTNSLKYGEEHGNDKEVGQRKGRNKGRGKGRGRGQYHHNNNRGNHAGHPPNSSVGSMEHVGVTKKPPGPRMPDGTRGFAMGRGKPVTVNIA encoded by the exons atggcagaggGTGAATCGCCGTCGTCCGATTCTCTATCAGATCCATCCCTATCCCGAAACGTTTCTTTCAGTCGCCTCAACGCCCAGGCGGCGGAGTTCGTCCCCAATCGCAGCGCCACTGCGCACGCATCCGTACCGGCAGCGCCTCCTGCGGCTGTAGGTCAAGTCCACGTCTAtcctccgccgccgccgcctTCGGCCCCCTTCCATGTCCCGATCCAGGCCATCccaactcctcctcctccacctcctcctcctcctcctcctcctcctcacgTGGTTCCGGTCCCAGTTCATCCGCATCATCACTTGCCGGTCCATTACCATCATCACCACCAGTATCATTACTCTGGATTTGGAGACCAGGAAGTGGCCGTGCAGCAGAAACAGAAGCATCAGCATCATCAGCAGCAGCAGTTGGGCGAGCAAGCTCAGGCGGATCGTGTTTCCTCCTCCTCCAAGACTCACAGGCTTTCCGATGAAGCTACCTCCAAGATTTTGAATCAG GTGGAGTATTATTTCAGCGATTTAAACTTGGCTACTACTGATCATCTTATGAGGTTCATAAACAAAGATCCTGAAGGATATG TGCCAATCTCTGTTGTTGCATCTTTCAAGAAGATTAAGGCCCTCATAAATAGTAATTCTCAGCTTGCAACTGTATTGCGCAACTCTTCAAAGCTG GTAGTTCATGAAGATGGAAAGAAAGTTAGACGTCTGCATCCCCTCACTCAGTTAGATATGGAAGAATTGCAA TCTCGCATAGTTGTCGCTGAAAATTTGCCTGAGGATCATTGCCACCAAAACCTCATGAAGGTTTTCTCTGCTGCTGGGAG TGTGAAGACAATCCGGACCTGCCAGCCACAAGGCTCCAATAGTGGTGCTTCCTCGGCATCCCGATCTGCAAAAGCAGATGGCATGCTTTTCAGTAACAAG TTACATGCATTTGTGGAATATGAATCCCCTGAGATAGCGGAGAATGCT GTTGCAGAGCTTAATGATGAGGCAAACTGGAGGAGTGGCCTTAGAGTCCGTTTAATGCTTGGGCGAGCG TCAAAACCTGCTCAAGTGCGTGGGAAAAAGGGGCAGGATGGGGAAGTGCAGTTAGAGGAAGAAGATGCTTCTACCCCTGAACAACAGGCAAATGAGAAACAATCAGTAGATTCTTCCCAACAGTCTGATATCCATCCACATGAACACGAAGAGAGAACGAACTCATTGAAATAT GGAGAGGAGCATGGCAATGACAAGGAGGTTGGGCAGAGAAAAGGGCGTAATAAAGGCCGCGGCAAGGGGCGTGGGCGAGGTCAATACCATCATAATAATAATCGTGGAAATCATGCGGGGCATCCTCCTAACAGTTCAGTTGGGAGTATGGAGCATGTAGGTGTAACGAAGAAGCCTCCTGGGCCGCGTATGCCTGACGGCACAAGGGGATTTGCAATGGGTCGGGGGAAGCCAGTTACTGTTAATATCGCCTAA
- the LOC137748306 gene encoding outer envelope pore protein 37, chloroplastic-like gives MNHTNTLDTQKRSGGGLVDTVSRVSSIRHARAHSLFLSFRFRGAWSHRSESVMAESITPILPNSLNPNYQAPATGTVPPSPPPSLPLAGSPPPPPPPAAASRTPVVFSFPKRPLVRLTSEFDSDSSVFFHKVSCKLLDSFAKLKLSFSNNHKGELSPPQLTFVSKNLSVHHNCEDQSTLINGSVDVGPRLLLRASHHLQAQEGEATVVAKLADPGYALELSSPVPYVGLQPKATLKFPLGEVSVEEKEAEEKQRMLSINGIVKGQILNGLCTAHYADEDLKLRYLYKDEELSLIPTLCLPSNALSFAFKRRFGPSDKLSYWYNFDSNYWSAVYKHTYGKDLKLKAGYDSEVRLGWASLWVGDEGGKAKTAPMKMKVQFMLQVPQDDIQSLALMFRVKKRWDI, from the exons ATGAACCACACAAACACACTAGATACACAGAAGCGCAGCGGCGGCGGACTGGTGGATACGGTCTCGCGAGTCTCGTCCATCCGTCACGCACGCGCCCACTCTCTCTTTCTGTCTTTTAGATTCAGGGGAGCCTGGAGTCATAGGAGCGAATCAGTAATGGCAGAGTCAATCACACCCATCCTTCCTAACAGTCTTAACCCTAATTACCAGGCCCCCGCAACTGGAACCgttcctccttctcctccacCGTCATTGCCACTAGCTGGATCACCACCGCCGCCGCCTCCGCCAGCCGCAGCTTCGAGGACTCCCGTCGTATTCAGCTTCCCCAAGAGGCCTTTGGTTCGACTCACTTCCGAGTTCGACAGCGACTCCTCCGTGTTCTTCCACAAGGTCTCTTGCAAGCTGCTCGACAGCTTCGCCAAGCTGAAGCTCTCCTTCAGCAACAACCACAAGGGCGAACTCTCTCCGCCGCAGTTAACATTTGTCTCCAAGAACCTCTCCGTTCACCACAACTGCGAAGATCAATCTACACTCATCAACGGCTCCGTCGATGTTGGCCCGAGATTGCTTCTCCGTGCTAGCCATCATCTCCAG GCACAAGAAGGAGAGGCTACCGTGGTCGCGAAGCTTGCTGACCCTGGCTATGCACTTGAGCTCTCTTCTCCTGTTCCTTATGTTGGTTTG CAGCCGAAAGCTACCCTAAAGTTCCCCCTGGGTGAAGTTTCTGTCGAGGAGAAAGAAGCAGAGGAGAAGCAGAGAATGTTATCAATTAATGGAATAGTAAAAGGCCAAATTTTGAACGGGTTGTGCACTGCTCATTATGCAGATGAAGATTTGAAGTTGCGGTATTTATACAAG GACGAGGAGTTGTCTTTGATCCCAACCCTTTGTCTGCCTTCGAATGCATTGTCCTTTGCTTTCAAGCGTCGGTTTGGTCCTTCTGACAAGTTGAG CTACTGGTACAATTTTGATTCCAACTACTGGAGCGCGGTATACAAGCACACATATGGAAAGGATTTGAAACTTAAAGCTGGTTATGATTCAGAGGTGCGCCTTGGCTGGGCATCTCTTTGG gttggagatgaaggtgGGAAAGCAAAGACAGCCCCGATGAAGATGAAGGTTCAATTCATGCTTCAAGTGCCGCAAGATGACATTCAATCATTGGCTTTGATGTTCCGGGTTAAAAAGAGATGGGACATATAA